Proteins encoded in a region of the Suncus etruscus isolate mSunEtr1 chromosome 1, mSunEtr1.pri.cur, whole genome shotgun sequence genome:
- the LOC126003615 gene encoding interferon omega-1-like, with the protein MVRRYLLMMAGVMLYFFPARSQTLVQGLEKTEIAMLLRKLQKIPTLSCIADRVDFQYPWKREDLFQLQKEQFTCFQQLMFEQIFALFSTEHGLAAWDQSLLKQLLSNLYRSLKNLEPVEEGSLACLSLGIALRKYFRRINLYLNQKKYSDCAWEIVRWEIQFTFFPYNNYQSESSHKRRNE; encoded by the coding sequence ATGGTCCGGAGGTACTTGCTGATGATGGCAGGAGTGATGCTTTACTTCTTCCCAGCTCGTTCTCAAACATTGGTCCAGGGTCTGGAAAAGACGGAAATCGCCATGCTCCTGAGAAAACTGCAAAAAATTCCCACTCTTTCCTGCATAGCTGACAGAGTAGATTTCCAATATCCTTGGAAAAGGGAAGATCTCTTCCAGCTGCAGAAGGAGCAGTTCACCTGTTTTCAACAACTGATGTTCGAGCAGATCTTCGCGCTCTTCAGCACTGAGCACGGCCTCGCTGCCTGGGACCAAAGTCTTCTGAAGCAACTACTCTCCAACCTTTATCGCAGCCTGAAAAACCTGGAACCGGTAGAAGAGGGCAGCCTGGCGTGTCTCTCTTTGGGAATTGCTCTGAGGAAGTACTTTCGAAGAATCAACCTTTACCTGAATCAAAAGAAATATAGTGATTGTGCCTGGGAGATTGTCAGGTGGGAAATTcaattcacctttttcccctatAACAATTATCAAAGTGAAAGCAgtcataaaagaagaaatgagtaa
- the LOC126003691 gene encoding interferon alpha-7-like — protein MVGRYLLVMAGVMLYFLPALSQTLVKRLEKTEISTLLSQLQKNSTISCIADREDFQFPLKREDLMQMRREQFTCFQQLMLEQIFALFSTEYSLAAWNQNLLKQLLSNLYRSRKNLEPVEQSSLACHSFGIALRKYFRRIHLYLKRKKYSDCAWEVVRVEIMRSFWLSTTT, from the coding sequence ATGGTCGGGAGGTACTTGCTGGTGATGGCAGGAGTGATGCTTTACTTCCTCCCTGCTCTTTCTCAAACATTGGTCAAGAGGCTGGAAAAGACGGAAATCTCCACGCTTTTGAGTCAGCTGCAAAAGAATTCCACAATTTCATGCATAGCTGACAGAGAAGACTTCCAATTTCCTTTGAAAAGGGAAGATCTCATGCAGATGCGGAGGGAGCAGTTCACCTGCTTTCAACAACTGATGCTCGAGCAGATCTTCGCGCTCTTCAGCACCGAGTACAGCCTGGCTGCCTGGAACCAAAATCTTCTGAAGCAACTACTCTCTAATCTTTATCGCAGCCGGAAAAACCTGGAACCGGTAGAACAGAGCAGCCTGGCATGTCACTCTTTTGGAATTGCTCTGAGGAAGTACTTTCGAAGAATCCACCTCTATCTGAAACGAAAGAAATACAGTGACTGTGCCTGGGAGGTTGTCAGAGTGGAAATCATGAGATCCTTCTGGCTGTCAACCACCACATAA